In the genome of Fulvivirga maritima, one region contains:
- a CDS encoding RagB/SusD family nutrient uptake outer membrane protein — MNIKNYIYISLLSGILFACSDDFLESEPTEYISSDRLEKLGEIDANAIRASLKGIYSLMSTPGAGGTAPSTDPGDYDHDDFGQKGIDIYTDLLSSDMVLESKTYGWYSNVSDLQSTTDYTSPNSSIVWTYYFKIINSANNVIDILGGTDATPETEESKVFMAQAKAMRAYAYFYLANLLTTDYIPTDEILPIYTGVSDSNKPLSTTAAVYTLIEEDLLTAISYLENYSRDYKYEIDANVAKGLLAYTYAAQGENEKVAEITEEIINQSPFSILEKEEVTTNGFNDVSSSNWMWGLNIDLNMSLDLVSWWGQVDIYTYSYASVGDGKVINNDLYETIPASDSRKGQFIEYPDSLIRQGNYFPANKFFAPAKQLQGQRNIETDYVYMRIEEMYLLNAEANAKLGRDTEAQFALRSLLEERTDDTSYISSLTGQELIDETILQTRIELWGEGKSYLSMKRNKLTIELGSNHLTYPNLEINYNDDRLSFEIPQSEIQNNPFIN; from the coding sequence ATGAATATTAAAAATTATATATATATATCATTACTCTCAGGAATTTTATTTGCTTGTAGTGATGATTTTTTAGAATCTGAGCCCACAGAGTACATCTCATCAGATCGTCTTGAAAAACTCGGAGAAATAGATGCTAACGCAATTCGTGCATCTCTGAAAGGCATCTACTCTCTTATGTCTACCCCAGGAGCAGGTGGCACTGCACCAAGCACTGATCCCGGTGATTATGATCACGATGACTTTGGTCAAAAAGGGATAGATATTTACACCGATTTACTCTCATCTGACATGGTGCTGGAGTCTAAAACTTATGGCTGGTATAGTAATGTTTCAGATTTACAATCGACTACTGACTACACCTCCCCAAACAGTAGCATAGTATGGACATATTATTTTAAAATAATTAATTCAGCTAATAATGTTATTGATATATTAGGAGGTACAGATGCCACTCCAGAAACTGAGGAGTCAAAAGTGTTTATGGCTCAAGCAAAAGCAATGCGCGCTTATGCCTATTTTTATCTAGCAAATCTGTTAACAACTGACTATATCCCAACGGATGAAATACTTCCCATTTACACAGGTGTAAGTGATTCAAATAAACCTTTAAGCACTACTGCTGCTGTTTATACTTTGATAGAAGAGGATTTATTAACAGCTATATCATACTTAGAGAACTATTCTAGAGATTACAAATATGAAATAGATGCCAATGTAGCTAAAGGCCTTTTAGCATACACTTATGCTGCTCAAGGAGAAAACGAGAAAGTAGCAGAGATAACTGAGGAAATAATCAATCAATCACCTTTTTCTATCTTAGAGAAAGAGGAAGTAACCACCAATGGTTTTAATGATGTATCTTCATCAAATTGGATGTGGGGTCTTAATATAGACTTAAATATGAGCCTTGACTTAGTATCATGGTGGGGGCAGGTAGATATATACACTTATAGTTATGCCTCTGTTGGTGATGGAAAGGTTATTAATAATGATCTTTATGAAACTATTCCCGCTTCTGACTCTAGAAAAGGACAATTTATTGAATACCCGGATAGCCTTATTAGACAAGGTAACTACTTCCCTGCCAACAAATTTTTTGCTCCGGCAAAACAACTTCAAGGACAGAGAAATATTGAAACGGATTATGTCTATATGAGGATAGAAGAGATGTATTTACTTAATGCTGAAGCTAATGCGAAATTAGGAAGAGATACTGAAGCTCAATTTGCATTGAGATCCCTTTTAGAAGAAAGAACAGATGACACTTCATACATTAGTAGCCTGACAGGACAAGAACTAATCGATGAGACTATACTTCAAACTCGCATAGAATTATGGGGAGAAGGAAAAAGTTATTTATCAATGAAAAGAAATAAGCTTACTATAGAACTTGGCTCTAATCATTTAACATACCCTAACCTTGAAATCAATTATAATGATGACAGATTAAGCTTTGAAATTCCACAATCAGAAATTCAAAATAATCCTTTCATAAACTAA
- a CDS encoding SusC/RagA family TonB-linked outer membrane protein — MKNFLLVSFLLMFSFISNETWAQETTISGKVTSTTDGSSLPGVNVMVKGTSRGAVTDINGNYTVSVPNESNVLVFSFIGLATQEIEIGGRSTINVEMSDDAKQLSEVVVVGYGTTTKESFAGSMKQVDAELISKKSVSNVSQALAGEVAGVRIVNSSGQPGTEANVRIRGIGSVNGNSSPLYVVDGVPYFGSINAINPSNIASVTVLKDATATAIYGSRGANGVILINTLKGKAGESFVQVDAKYGQNFNLLPRYNTISSPEQYAELGWESLYNQGLINGNASPETYANENLFGRNGISTKYNLWNVNNGGELIDPTTGKVRSGVTRKYNPEDWEDYAFQASNRVEGTVKMGGGSEKVNYFTSFGYLNDIGYSINSDYERYSARVNVNHQVKEWLSGGVNLGYARSESNNAGQSNDSGSIFWFVDNIPSIYPLFLRDENGNKIQDPYYGGSIFDYGDGRGFASQTNAIGDATNSTNETIRHDLNGNANLTVDFTDWLSFETRYGWQYANSSNNQLGSAYYGSSASSNGSIYKAKTEIFTYNFTNLIRFRKQYGANSIEALIAHENNKWEEKFLSGSRSQLLDPFATEFNNGSVTTSLNSYSQGYSIESYFGQVNYDYKDTYYLTASIRRDGSSRFLKEKWGTFGALGAAWVASNESFLKDNNILTYFKLKASYGITGDQAGVGYYPGHDLNQVIPVSGTPSASFLIKGNPDLTWETSKMFQVGAEFTIGNYIDGSVDYYLKNTDDLIFNRKVGSSVGYSSVMVNGGMLRNTGIEFDLTGHLLNTNDAYIDLRLNGEIINNELKSLPIDPSTNTEKLLNLSGVYGRAAGHSIYDFYLREYAGVDSETGQALWNMNYDDLNGNNQYDEGEEIKSITDYLAENPNRSESILNTTTTTYSNATQKFVNKSAIPDLRGGISLSAGYKNFDLSILFLYSIGGYSYDGVYAGLMGSDQIGSNNWHKDMLNRWQNENDETDVPRLSNGSDLHVNSRSTRFLTKADYINLSNVRLGYTVPEKLINKIGIQTLNIFVSGDNLWLSSKRDGFNPSTSIDGSSSTYSYSPLSTVSIGANVKF, encoded by the coding sequence ATGAAGAACTTTTTACTAGTTAGTTTCTTGCTGATGTTCTCTTTCATATCGAATGAAACATGGGCTCAAGAAACCACAATTTCAGGCAAAGTTACCTCAACAACCGACGGGAGCAGCCTTCCGGGTGTAAACGTCATGGTTAAAGGAACTTCAAGAGGGGCAGTAACAGATATAAATGGAAACTATACTGTATCTGTTCCCAATGAAAGCAACGTTCTAGTCTTTTCATTCATTGGACTAGCCACGCAAGAAATAGAAATTGGAGGCCGCTCAACAATCAATGTTGAAATGTCTGATGACGCAAAGCAACTATCAGAAGTAGTAGTAGTTGGCTATGGCACCACCACTAAAGAATCATTTGCAGGGTCAATGAAACAGGTTGATGCTGAACTAATATCAAAAAAGAGTGTATCTAACGTATCTCAGGCTTTAGCTGGAGAAGTTGCGGGCGTACGCATAGTAAATAGCTCCGGACAGCCGGGCACAGAGGCCAATGTAAGAATTAGAGGGATAGGTTCGGTTAATGGCAATAGCAGCCCATTATATGTGGTAGATGGCGTTCCCTATTTTGGAAGTATCAATGCAATTAACCCATCTAACATAGCTTCTGTAACAGTATTAAAAGATGCAACTGCAACTGCAATATACGGATCCAGAGGAGCAAACGGTGTTATCCTTATCAATACATTGAAAGGAAAAGCAGGCGAGAGCTTTGTTCAAGTAGATGCTAAATATGGGCAAAACTTCAACCTTCTGCCTAGATACAATACCATTTCCTCTCCTGAGCAATACGCTGAATTAGGCTGGGAATCACTTTACAACCAAGGTTTAATAAATGGCAATGCTTCTCCAGAAACATACGCTAACGAAAATTTATTCGGCAGAAATGGAATTTCGACTAAATACAACCTGTGGAATGTAAATAATGGAGGAGAACTAATTGACCCTACTACAGGAAAAGTAAGGTCTGGAGTTACTAGAAAATATAATCCTGAAGATTGGGAAGACTATGCATTCCAAGCCTCCAACCGAGTTGAAGGAACTGTAAAAATGGGAGGTGGTAGTGAAAAAGTGAATTATTTCACCTCATTTGGATACCTGAATGACATAGGTTATTCAATCAATTCTGACTACGAAAGATACTCTGCAAGAGTAAACGTAAACCATCAGGTGAAAGAATGGTTATCGGGAGGAGTAAACCTAGGATATGCAAGATCAGAATCTAATAATGCAGGACAATCTAATGACTCAGGAAGTATATTCTGGTTCGTTGATAATATACCTTCCATATACCCACTCTTCCTAAGAGACGAAAATGGAAATAAAATTCAAGACCCATATTACGGAGGATCTATTTTTGATTATGGTGACGGAAGGGGTTTCGCCTCACAGACCAACGCTATCGGCGATGCCACTAATAGTACAAACGAAACGATCAGACATGATTTGAATGGAAATGCTAATTTGACCGTAGACTTTACCGACTGGTTAAGCTTCGAAACCAGATACGGCTGGCAATATGCAAACAGCAGCAACAACCAATTAGGCTCAGCTTACTATGGTTCATCTGCAAGCTCAAACGGCTCAATTTACAAAGCAAAAACTGAAATTTTCACCTATAACTTCACCAATCTGATAAGATTCCGTAAGCAATATGGGGCAAACTCCATTGAAGCACTAATTGCACATGAAAATAATAAATGGGAAGAAAAATTCTTAAGCGGATCAAGAAGTCAACTACTAGACCCTTTTGCCACTGAATTTAATAATGGATCAGTAACCACATCATTAAATTCATACTCTCAGGGCTACTCTATTGAAAGTTATTTTGGACAGGTAAACTATGATTACAAAGACACCTACTATTTAACCGCTTCTATAAGAAGAGATGGTTCATCTCGATTCTTGAAAGAAAAGTGGGGCACATTCGGAGCTCTTGGCGCAGCTTGGGTGGCCAGCAATGAAAGCTTTCTAAAGGACAACAATATCCTTACTTATTTTAAACTTAAAGCTAGTTACGGTATCACTGGTGACCAGGCAGGTGTTGGATACTACCCCGGTCATGATCTAAATCAAGTAATTCCTGTAAGTGGAACACCATCAGCATCTTTCTTAATTAAAGGAAATCCGGATTTGACATGGGAAACATCCAAAATGTTTCAAGTTGGAGCAGAATTCACTATCGGTAACTATATAGACGGATCTGTTGATTATTACCTAAAAAACACAGATGACTTGATTTTCAACAGAAAAGTAGGCTCATCAGTAGGTTATTCTTCTGTTATGGTAAATGGAGGAATGTTGCGCAATACCGGTATTGAATTTGACCTTACCGGACATTTATTAAACACAAATGATGCGTACATCGACCTAAGATTAAATGGGGAAATTATTAATAATGAATTAAAAAGTTTACCAATAGACCCAAGTACCAATACCGAAAAACTATTAAACTTATCAGGAGTATATGGTAGGGCAGCGGGTCATTCTATTTATGATTTTTATTTAAGAGAATATGCTGGCGTAGATTCAGAAACCGGTCAAGCTTTATGGAATATGAACTATGATGATTTGAATGGAAACAATCAATATGATGAAGGGGAAGAAATAAAATCTATAACGGATTACCTGGCAGAGAACCCCAACCGCTCAGAAAGTATTCTTAACACCACTACAACAACTTATTCTAATGCTACTCAGAAATTCGTTAATAAGTCAGCCATACCTGACCTTAGAGGTGGTATCAGCTTATCAGCAGGTTATAAAAACTTTGATTTGAGTATATTATTCTTGTATAGCATAGGCGGGTATTCTTATGATGGTGTATACGCAGGCTTAATGGGAAGTGATCAGATTGGTAGCAATAACTGGCATAAAGACATGCTCAATAGATGGCAAAACGAAAATGATGAGACAGATGTGCCACGTCTTTCAAATGGCAGCGACCTGCACGTTAATTCAAGATCAACCAGGTTCCTAACGAAGGCAGATTACATTAACCTCTCAAATGTTAGATTAGGCTACACTGTGCCAGAAAAATTAATTAACAAAATCGGAATTCAAACTCTTAATATTTTTGTATCTGGAGACAACCTATGGTTATCATCAAAAAGAGACGGTTTCAACCCATCAACCAGTATAGACGGTTCATCAAGCACTTATAGCTACAGTCCTTTAAGTACAGTTTCAATAGGAGCTAACGTTAAATTTTAA